The sequence CTCATTTTCCAGTCCTTTCATGTAATAGATGTTGACAGAAGCCGAAATTTCAAGCTCTCCGTCCAGTTCTTTCTGCTGAACCGGTGTTGGTACAATGCATACCTTTCCTTCACTGACGGTACCCTGGTTTATTGACGCATTTTCTTTGAACAGGGAACCTGCATCGGGCATGGTTATCATTCCTCTGAAGGGATTCAGGCTGTCGGGATGAGGAAACCCGGCAGCAGAAAAATCTTTTACCCGAAGAATCTTTTCTTTGCCGCCCTGATGGACCACAAAATAAAGCCCTGAGGGTGCGTCAGTTTTTTTCAGAACCCATCCGCGCATATAGCAATGAACAATCAGCGAATCGGCAGGAGGAATCCTGAAACCGGCGGCCGGCACAAGCCGGTAAAAATCTCCTCCCAGGTGTTCCACCGATGCCGCCTGGGCCGGAGCGTCTTTGCGCGGTATGGCCCCCATCTGGTTGAAATACAGCATCCAGTCAGAACCGGTAAACTCTTTGTTTCCCCGATTGTGAAAAATAAATGCCGTATGACAGGTACCACCCTGGTCGGGAGAATTACTGTACAATTTCCATTCAACAGAAAGTTTGTCAAACGGGTCGGAAGACATGCCGGAACAGCCGTATAGCAGGAGAAACAATACGGCCGGAATAACGAGGGAAAAACAATTCTTCATACAACAGGAGATTAAAAAAAACGTGTAAATTTCGTTTCTAATTTACAACGAAATTCGTCATATCATGAATACGGAAGAAAATTCGTCCGGTCGTCTTGTCAGCCTCGATGCTTTCAGGGGATTTACCATTGCCGCCATGATCCTTGTCAATTTTCCGGGAAACGGGGAACATGTATTCCCTCCCCTTGAGCATGCCCGCTGGAATGGGTGGACGCCGACAGACCTCATTTTTCCTTTTTTTCTTTTCATAGTTGGTGTTTCCATCGTACTGAGCCTAACAAAACGAAAACAGCAGGCCGGTTCAATGTCACCCCTTCACCGGAAAATCATCTGGCGGGCGGTGAAAATTTTTGCTGTCGGGCTGATTCTGAATGCGCTCGGACTGATCCCTGATTTCCATCTGTCGGAATTGCGTATTACCGGTGTTTTACAGCGAATAGCAATAGTGTATCTTATCTGCTCTTTCCTTTTTCTGCATGTTTCACTTCGCTGGCAGGTAATCATCGGAGCGGCGGTTCTTGTTGTTTACTGGATTGTGATGATGTTTGTTCCCGTTCCCGGAGCAGGGATTCCCATGCTCGAACCGGGGGTAAATCTGGCTGCCTGGGTTGATAATCAACTTTTGCCGGGCGCCATGTGGCAGGGTACATGGGATCCGGAAGGTATTCTGAGTACCTTCCCGGCTGTGGTTACGGGAATGACCGGTGTGCTGGCCGGAATCCTTCTTAAAAGCGACCAGACACAGGAACGAAAGATTATTCTTCTGTTCAGTGCCGGTTTTTGTGTTCTCATACTCGGCCGCATCTGGGGTTGGTTCTTTCCCATCAATAAAAACCTGTGGACCAGTTCCTTTGTGCTGTTTACCTCCGGACTGGCTGCTATGACACTTGCCGTTACGATGTTTGTTGTGGATGTGCTCGGGTATGTGCGTTTTGCAAAACCGGGCGTCATTTTTGGCTCCAATGCGATTACGGTTTATGTGCTGGCCGGCATCCTTTCCCCGTTGTTCTACCAACTGAAAGTCGGGGGAGACAGCCTGAACATGCATTTTTTCAGGTTGTTTACCGGAGCCTGTCTTCCGCCCCAGCTGGTCAGTGCCCTTTACGCCTTCCTTTATGTGTGCATCATCTTTATTCCTGCCTGGCTTCTGTACCGCAAAAAAATATTTATCAAACTTTAACCAGTATTGTATGAAAACGATTCTGCGCATTATCCTTTACGTGATTCTGGGTGCAGTGCTTGTGCTGATACTCTTTGTAGCCGGCACATTGGTTCACACCGGTTCAAAAGCTTCAAAAGCGGTGAAGCAGAGTTATCAGTTTCTGACGCCTGAGGCGCCGTTCCGTACCGCCGATGATGGTTTTCAATACCGCGACCTGAACAAGAACGGGAAGCTGGATGTATATGAAGACAGCCGTCGTACAATTGATGAGCGTACGGATGATCTTCTGGCACAGATGACACTGGAAGAAAAGGCCGGATGTATGTTCATTACCATGATCGGGATGGGGAAGAATGGAAACCTGCTGGAAAAACCCACTCTCAGTGATCCGTTTTCGTTCGCTTTGCCGCCCACCTCGGAAATGGTGCTCACAAAGCGCATGAATCATTTTAATATTTATACCTCCATGGATCCCCGGTCCATGGCAGTATGGTATAACCGGCTGCAGAAACTGGCCGAACGCACCCGTCTGGGGATTCCGGTCACCATTGCTTCGGACCCGAGGAATGCCTATACAAAGAATTTTCTGGCCGGAGCACCGGCAGGTTCTTTTTCGCAATGGTGCGAGCCCATTGGCTTTGCTGCCATTGGTGATTCATTCCTTACCTGGAAGCATGGTGATATTGCACGGCAGGAGTACCTGGCTGTGGGAATCCGTGTAGCCCTTCATCCTATGGCTGATCTGGCTACCGAACCTCGCTGGCCGCGTATCAACGGAACCTTCGGAGAGGATGCCACCCTGGCTTCGCGCATGGTGTATGCGTATATCAAAGGGTTTCAGGGCGATAGTATCGGTCCGGGGAGCGTAGCCTGCATGACCAAACACTTCAGCGGAGGCGGCCCTCAGAAAGAAGGTCTTGATCCCCACTTTCAGTTCACCAAAGGTCAGGTTTATCCAGGAAATAATTTCAAATACCATTTAATCCCCTTCGAAGCCGCTTTCAGGGCAGGAACGGCTGAAATCATGCCTTATTACGGTATTCCCGTTGGCCAAACTTCAGAAGACGTTGGGATGGGATTCAACAAGGATATCATTACCGGCTTGCTCAGAAATACATACCATTTTAATGGTATTGTCTGCACCGACTGGGGTCTTCTTACCGATTCCAAAGCTTTTGGCATTACCATCCTGCCTGCCAGGGCACACGGTATGATGCACAAGACGGTCGAAGAACGCATGCTCAAAGTGATAGAAGCTGGAGTAGATCAGTTTGGCGGTGAGGCAATTCCTGAAGTTCTGGTTAAACTGGTGAAGGAAGGCAAAATCAGCGAAGCCCGCATCGACAGTTCCGTAAGACGCCTGCTGAGAATGAAATTTCAGCTGGGTTTGTTCGACCAGCCCTTTGTGGACGTGGAAAAAGCTTCTGAGATCGTCGGGAACAAAGAGTTCCGCAGATGGGCTGAACTTTCCCAGCGAAAGGCTATTACCTTGCTGAAAAATGATACTGTGGGTGAAGGCAACATTCTCCCCCTGAAAGGGAAACTGAAAATATACGTCCGGAATATCAGTCCCGCGGTGGCTTCGCGTTATGCTGAGGTAGTGGATGATCCCAAAATGGCCGATATAGCAATTCTTCGCCTTGATGCTCCTTATGAACCCCGCAAAGGTTTTCTCGAACAGATGTTTCATCATGGTGATCTTGATTTTAAAGGGAAACAAAAGGAAGAAATCCTCGGATTACTGAACAAGGTGCCGACCATAGTTGACATATATCTTGACCGGCCGGCCGTAATTCCTGAAATTGCGGCTGATGCCGTAGCCCTGCTGGCTGACTTTGGCGCCAATGATGAGGCTGTACTGGATGTGATATTCGGCAAGTTCCAGCCGGAGGGAAAATTGCCGTTTGAGTTGCCCTCTTCAATGGAAGCAGTGAGAAATCAGAAGGAGGATCTCCCGTATGATTCGGAAAATCCGCTCTTTCCTTTTGGATTTGGCTTGCATTACCGGTAAAGGAATAGAAAACCTGATAAATAAATTTCTTATGAGAAGAATACCCTGGCCAAGAATTGCGGCCTTACTGAGCGGAATCCTTGTTTTTTCGGTTCTTGCCGCCCAGAACTTTGATGCACGGTTCCTGCGCCGGACGTTGCGCATGGATTATATCCATTCAGGTTCTTCCGGGAAATCAGAAATTTCATTGTACCGGCTCATCGAAGAGCCTTTCTGGGGAGGACCTGTGAAAAACCTGATCGATACATTCAACTACGGCGAATGCATGGTGAAAATGTTTGATCTGAATACGAATGCATTGTTATACAGCCGTGGATTTTCCACATTGTTTAATGAGTGGCTTACAACCCCTCAGGCCAGGACGGAAGTTTTTGCTTTTGAGGAAAGTATCCTTTTGCCGTTCCCCAGGGAAAAGGTAAAAGTGGTTCTCTACCAGCGCGATAAGGAACAGGAATTTCAGCCTTTGTTCTCAACGGTTATTGATCCGGGTTCACCGGCCATTATCCGGGATCAGCTTCCTGCCTATTCCTCAGGAACGATAACCGGTGAAGGACTTGCTGAAAATACCCTCGATATAGTGATTCTGCCCGAGGGGTATACATCGGCCGAAAAGGAAAAATTCATCAGAGACGCAACCCGGTTTGCTGATAATTTACTTTCGTGGGCTCCATACAGGGATTTACGCAAAAAGATACGCTTTCGCTATGTTTTTGCTCCTTCTGATGAATCCGGCACCGATGTTCCGGGTGATTCCATATGGAAGCGAACCCTTTTTGATACCCATTTTTATACATTTGGCACGGAACGGTATCTCTCTGTGAAAAATATCTGGAAGATGCATGATGTGGCTGCCGTGGTTCCGTACGATGCTGTTTGCGTGCTGGTTAATACCACAAAATACGGGGGAGGAGGTATTTTTAATTTTTACACCGTTTGTACTGCCGACAACAACGCTTCTTATTTTGTTTTTTGTCATGAATTTGGTCATGCGTTTGCCGGCCTGGCTGATGAGTATTATGATTCGGAGGTTGCCTACGAGGGTTTTTATAACCTGAAAAAGGAACCATGGGAACCCAATATCACAACCCTGGTTCAATTTGAAAAGAAATGGAAGGACATGCTCGAACCGGGAACCCCTGTTCCGACACCGCCTTCCGATCAGTATAAAAACAAGATAGGTGTTTTTGAGGGAGGTGGATACATGGCGAAAGGCATCTACCGTCCATGGATTAACTGTTCCATGCGCGGGGTGGTGAACGATGGCTTCTGCCCGGTATGCAAAAGAGCCATTACCCGCATGGTGAATTTTATCTCAGACAACTGATGGCTGGAGAAATAAAAAACTTTCTGAAAAACCGGAGGCTGTTCAGAAAGTTTTCTGATTGTTTTACACAGCTTACTTTTCTTTATTCCTGGCATAGAAGTAAAACAATACCAGCGACAGACCGCCGAAGAGGAAAATCATGGATATATATGCAATACCCTCTTCTATACCGGTATACGTTGTAAGAAGACTGCCGGCAAGAATACCAAGAGCAATACCGGTTAAAAACATACCCAGTTTAAGGGTAGAAAGAGGGCCAAAGAAGGAAGTGTTCTTTCCGGAAAAGATGCTTGCATCAGCCCCTTTTTCTATCAAAGCCATCCTTTCTCTGTGCCGTGTGGTATAATACACATAAACCCATCCGAAAATCGTGGCAAAAAAAGCCAGCGAAACAAGTACTGCAACAACATGATCCATAGTTATATGTTTTAATGGTTTTGCCTATTTGACGCATCTTTTCCGGTTTGGTTACATTGTTTGGTTTTCGGCTTTCGTTCTTTAATGCAGGCCTTTGTCGATGGGCATTACACTTTGGCAGGGGTCTGAAGTCGAAAAAAGTTTTGAGACATTCCTCAAACGGAATGCATTTTCATAATTTCAACGTTTTGGGAGGATATTGCGTACCTTTGAAAGAGAAGTGTAACCGGAAGAATTTTTATGCGTCTATACTGAGAGAATGGAAAAGCAGTCTGATGCATATTATATTGGTCAGGTTCTTGCCGGCAATACCGGAGCGTTGAAGTATCTGATTGATCGCTACCAGCATATGGCATTTACGCTGGCATACAGGGTGCTTAATGACGAAGGGGAAGCAGAAGAGGTATGTCAGGATGCCTTTCTGAAAGCCTACAAATCACTCGGAAGCCTGAAAAACCATGCGCATTTTTCAACCTGGCTTTACAGTATTGTTTATCATTCAGCTATTTCGGCCGTGCGGAAACGGAAAATTCATTTTGTTTCCATCGAGCAGAAAGGAAACACTAATCTGAGCGAGCTGACCGAGGACGAGGGGGATGGTACGGACGAGATTGGCCGGGATCAACTGGATAAGGCCCTGCTGAAGCTTGATGAGACGGACCGGGTAATTGTTTCCCTGTACTATCTTCAGGATTACGATGTCAGGACTTTGTGCGGGGTTACAGGACTCTCTCCTTCCAACGTAAAGATTCGTTTGTTCAGAGCCAGAAAAAAGCTGTACGAAATTTTATCCTGTTATGTTTATGAAAAATAGCCAAAAAACCAGGGATATGGATGATGAATTGAGAAAAATCTTCCTTAATGCGGGAATACGGGAAGCTCCTGAGGGATTTTCCGGGAGGCTCATGAACCTGATTGCGGCTGAATCAGAGAAACCGGTAAAAACAGATTCTCCTGTCATCAGCCGCGGCATCTGGTATAGCATAGCACTCCTGGCAACTCTGAGCCTGCTTCTGGCGGGTTTCTTCGGGAAAAACACTTCCGGCTCGTCCGGTTTCATCACCGGTTTCATAAATAACGTACTGCAGAACCTGCCGGTGGTCAGAATTCCATTGCCTGATTTTCCTCTCTGGCCGGTATTTCTGAGCTTTGTATCGTTGATTGTATACCTTTCTGAAGATTATCTGATAAGGCAATTCATTAGGAGAAAACATTAAATAAAAAACGCTCTGGCAGGTTCCCGGAGCGTTTTTTAAAGTGTCAGGCTATTTATTTCTTTTTAGGTGTTTCAGCTTTTTTTACATCAAGCAGTTCAACGGTAAAAATAAGCAGGGAGTTGGGTGCAATTTTTTCCGTAGGAGGTCTCATTCCGTATGCCATATCAGGAGGAATGAACAATTTGTAGCGTGAGCCGGCAGGCATCAGCTGAAGTCCGCGCGACCAGCCGGGTATAACCTGGTTCAAATGAAACTGGGCCGGGACAGAATCGTTCATATTGCTGTCAAATACCTCGCCGTTCAAAAGAGAACCTTCATATTTCACGGTTACCAGATCCTCAGGTCCTGGTTTGGGCCCGGTACCAAGCCGTTCAACTTTGTACTGCAATCCTGTTGAATCAGTCATAACACCTTCTGCTTCCTTATTTTTTGCCAGAAAATCTTCGGCAGCCTTTTTATTGTCATCAGCCTGTTTGTAGAACTTCTTGGTGAAGTACTCCTGAATGTACATTAATACCTGCGACTTGTCGGTGGTCACCTTTTTATCAAGAGCATCCTTTGCCCCCATAGCAAAGGCGTTAATGTTAATAAAGGAGTCCGTTCCATTGGTAAGCAGATACTGATTGGCCAGATGAACACCAATGTAGTAGCTTACAGAATCTTCTGCATTTTTAAGGGCTACACTGGGAATCTTTTTATTGCCGCAGGAACTTAATACCAATAATGATACCAGAATAAGAGAATAATGCTTCATAATACGTTGAAATTTTAATTACAGATTATTGATTTGGTGATTGTTCTTCTTCGACAGGTGTTTCATTCTTCTGAACCGAAATGAGTTCGACATCGAAAATGAGCACCTGATTGGGCTTAATGCCACTGTTTGGCGGAGGATTTTCTCCATAGGCCATGTCGGGAGGAATGAAAATTCTCCATTTGGATCCAACCTTCATCAGCTGAAGTGCTTCAGTCCAGCCACGGATTACTCCGTTCAGAGGGAAAGTAACGGGTTCGCCGCGTTCCACAGAGCTGTCAAAAACCTTCCCGTCGGTGGTCATGCCGGTATAATGCGTGGTTACATAGTCTGTTTCCAGAGGTTTCTCACCGGTACCTTCCTTAAGAACCATATATTGCAATCCGCTGGGAAGGGTTACCACGCCTTCTTTCTTGCTGTTTTCCTCAAGAAACTTTTTGCTTTCCTTCAGATAGGCAGCATTTTCAGCAGCAAAAGTTTTTGTAAGATAAGCCCGGATGATATCATTGGCAGCCGATTCGTCAAACAAAGGCTTTGCATCCTGCGAAATCATTTGCCGGATTCCGGTTACCAGCAAATCTGTATTGACATTGCTGAGGTTGTTTTGCTTAAGACTGTTTCCCAGACTTAAACCAAGGGCATACGAAACGGAATCGAGTTCGTTCTTAAGCTGGATGGTCCCTTTTTTTGATGGTTTCTGCGCAAAGAGGATGCAGGGAACCATCAGAAGCATGAGGATGATGGATTTTTTCATGAATCAAGTAGCATTTAAAATGAAGATGTAAAGGAAGCGAATTTATTCGGGATTTTATAGAAAGTCGGCTGTTTTTTTTCCTCTTCCTTCAACCATTGGCTATATCTTTCTTGCTCTCAGCATTTCCCGCTTTCCGGGCGCCCCTGGCAGGCGCTCCGTCCGGAATCCTGCTTCCTGCATATTCCTCCTTACCTGGCCTTTGGCAGCATAGGTAACCAGAATGGAGGAAGACGCCATGAGGGAATGCAGGCGGTCAAAAATGGGCTTCTGCCATAATAAAGGCTGTACAACCGGTGAGAAGGCATCAAAATACACGAGGTCAAAACGGTGATTCGTCTCAAAATGTTCCAGCCGGGTTTTGTGCTTTATCAGATAAAAATCAGGAACAATAGATACTTCTGTTTCCCATGGTGCCTCATGAAGCTTAATAAACCAGGCAGACGGATCACCAGGCAGCAGGGCAGGGTAGTTCAGCA is a genomic window of Bacteroidales bacterium containing:
- a CDS encoding peptidase M64, translating into MRRIPWPRIAALLSGILVFSVLAAQNFDARFLRRTLRMDYIHSGSSGKSEISLYRLIEEPFWGGPVKNLIDTFNYGECMVKMFDLNTNALLYSRGFSTLFNEWLTTPQARTEVFAFEESILLPFPREKVKVVLYQRDKEQEFQPLFSTVIDPGSPAIIRDQLPAYSSGTITGEGLAENTLDIVILPEGYTSAEKEKFIRDATRFADNLLSWAPYRDLRKKIRFRYVFAPSDESGTDVPGDSIWKRTLFDTHFYTFGTERYLSVKNIWKMHDVAAVVPYDAVCVLVNTTKYGGGGIFNFYTVCTADNNASYFVFCHEFGHAFAGLADEYYDSEVAYEGFYNLKKEPWEPNITTLVQFEKKWKDMLEPGTPVPTPPSDQYKNKIGVFEGGGYMAKGIYRPWINCSMRGVVNDGFCPVCKRAITRMVNFISDN
- a CDS encoding DUF1624 domain-containing protein, whose protein sequence is MNTEENSSGRLVSLDAFRGFTIAAMILVNFPGNGEHVFPPLEHARWNGWTPTDLIFPFFLFIVGVSIVLSLTKRKQQAGSMSPLHRKIIWRAVKIFAVGLILNALGLIPDFHLSELRITGVLQRIAIVYLICSFLFLHVSLRWQVIIGAAVLVVYWIVMMFVPVPGAGIPMLEPGVNLAAWVDNQLLPGAMWQGTWDPEGILSTFPAVVTGMTGVLAGILLKSDQTQERKIILLFSAGFCVLILGRIWGWFFPINKNLWTSSFVLFTSGLAAMTLAVTMFVVDVLGYVRFAKPGVIFGSNAITVYVLAGILSPLFYQLKVGGDSLNMHFFRLFTGACLPPQLVSALYAFLYVCIIFIPAWLLYRKKIFIKL
- the mnmD gene encoding tRNA (5-methylaminomethyl-2-thiouridine)(34)-methyltransferase MnmD, whose protein sequence is MAHSDQQKIVLTADGSHSIADSRTGETYHSVHGAITESLHVFLRHGFQAINKKEIFLLEVGFGTGLNALLTLQEAARTGQKVHYVALEPFPLSMETVRLLNYPALLPGDPSAWFIKLHEAPWETEVSIVPDFYLIKHKTRLEHFETNHRFDLVYFDAFSPVVQPLLWQKPIFDRLHSLMASSSILVTYAAKGQVRRNMQEAGFRTERLPGAPGKREMLRARKI
- a CDS encoding glycoside hydrolase family 3 protein, whose amino-acid sequence is MKTILRIILYVILGAVLVLILFVAGTLVHTGSKASKAVKQSYQFLTPEAPFRTADDGFQYRDLNKNGKLDVYEDSRRTIDERTDDLLAQMTLEEKAGCMFITMIGMGKNGNLLEKPTLSDPFSFALPPTSEMVLTKRMNHFNIYTSMDPRSMAVWYNRLQKLAERTRLGIPVTIASDPRNAYTKNFLAGAPAGSFSQWCEPIGFAAIGDSFLTWKHGDIARQEYLAVGIRVALHPMADLATEPRWPRINGTFGEDATLASRMVYAYIKGFQGDSIGPGSVACMTKHFSGGGPQKEGLDPHFQFTKGQVYPGNNFKYHLIPFEAAFRAGTAEIMPYYGIPVGQTSEDVGMGFNKDIITGLLRNTYHFNGIVCTDWGLLTDSKAFGITILPARAHGMMHKTVEERMLKVIEAGVDQFGGEAIPEVLVKLVKEGKISEARIDSSVRRLLRMKFQLGLFDQPFVDVEKASEIVGNKEFRRWAELSQRKAITLLKNDTVGEGNILPLKGKLKIYVRNISPAVASRYAEVVDDPKMADIAILRLDAPYEPRKGFLEQMFHHGDLDFKGKQKEEILGLLNKVPTIVDIYLDRPAVIPEIAADAVALLADFGANDEAVLDVIFGKFQPEGKLPFELPSSMEAVRNQKEDLPYDSENPLFPFGFGLHYR
- a CDS encoding FKBP-type peptidyl-prolyl cis-trans isomerase, with the translated sequence MVPCILFAQKPSKKGTIQLKNELDSVSYALGLSLGNSLKQNNLSNVNTDLLVTGIRQMISQDAKPLFDESAANDIIRAYLTKTFAAENAAYLKESKKFLEENSKKEGVVTLPSGLQYMVLKEGTGEKPLETDYVTTHYTGMTTDGKVFDSSVERGEPVTFPLNGVIRGWTEALQLMKVGSKWRIFIPPDMAYGENPPPNSGIKPNQVLIFDVELISVQKNETPVEEEQSPNQ
- a CDS encoding FKBP-type peptidyl-prolyl cis-trans isomerase — encoded protein: MKHYSLILVSLLVLSSCGNKKIPSVALKNAEDSVSYYIGVHLANQYLLTNGTDSFININAFAMGAKDALDKKVTTDKSQVLMYIQEYFTKKFYKQADDNKKAAEDFLAKNKEAEGVMTDSTGLQYKVERLGTGPKPGPEDLVTVKYEGSLLNGEVFDSNMNDSVPAQFHLNQVIPGWSRGLQLMPAGSRYKLFIPPDMAYGMRPPTEKIAPNSLLIFTVELLDVKKAETPKKK
- a CDS encoding RNA polymerase sigma factor, with amino-acid sequence MEKQSDAYYIGQVLAGNTGALKYLIDRYQHMAFTLAYRVLNDEGEAEEVCQDAFLKAYKSLGSLKNHAHFSTWLYSIVYHSAISAVRKRKIHFVSIEQKGNTNLSELTEDEGDGTDEIGRDQLDKALLKLDETDRVIVSLYYLQDYDVRTLCGVTGLSPSNVKIRLFRARKKLYEILSCYVYEK